In Candidatus Melainabacteria bacterium, a single window of DNA contains:
- a CDS encoding deoxyhypusine synthase, with amino-acid sequence MSVKTEKQTSVKAFITRHFRHFNAAVVVDAAEAYVKHLQTGGKMFMTLAGATSTAELGLSLAEMIRQDKIHGICCTGANLEEDIFNLVAHNNYVRLPNYRHLSSEEEVALADKGLNRVTDTCIPEDEAIRKIEKEVLQLWKAADQKGESYFPYEFMYQLINKKMIEKHYQIDPKDSWLIAAAEKNLPIWTPGWEDSTLGNIFVSHVIRGDIKNIHTVRSGLEAMKTLADWYKATAPDSPVGFFQLGGGIAGDFPICVVPMIRQDLEEETPFWAYFCQISDSTTSYGSYSGAVPNEKITWGKLDLDTPRFVIESDFTIVAPLVFAYVLDW; translated from the coding sequence ATGAGCGTTAAGACAGAAAAACAAACAAGCGTGAAGGCTTTTATCACACGGCACTTTCGCCACTTTAACGCAGCTGTTGTTGTAGATGCGGCCGAAGCATACGTCAAACATCTGCAAACCGGCGGCAAAATGTTTATGACTCTAGCTGGCGCAACCAGCACTGCCGAGCTGGGTTTGTCGCTTGCTGAGATGATTCGGCAGGACAAAATTCACGGCATTTGCTGTACCGGAGCCAATCTAGAGGAAGATATCTTCAATCTGGTTGCACACAATAACTATGTACGCCTACCGAATTACCGTCACCTCTCATCGGAAGAGGAAGTGGCGCTTGCAGACAAAGGACTGAATCGCGTCACTGACACCTGTATTCCCGAAGACGAAGCTATTCGCAAGATCGAGAAAGAAGTCTTGCAGCTTTGGAAAGCCGCTGATCAAAAGGGTGAGTCATATTTCCCATATGAATTCATGTATCAGTTGATCAACAAGAAGATGATCGAGAAGCACTATCAGATTGACCCCAAAGATTCGTGGTTGATTGCAGCTGCTGAGAAGAATCTGCCAATCTGGACTCCAGGATGGGAAGACTCCACCCTCGGAAATATATTTGTATCTCACGTCATCCGCGGTGACATCAAGAACATACACACTGTGCGCAGTGGGCTCGAAGCCATGAAGACGCTTGCGGACTGGTACAAGGCTACTGCACCAGACTCGCCTGTTGGTTTCTTCCAGCTTGGTGGTGGCATCGCCGGTGACTTCCCGATTTGCGTTGTGCCAATGATTCGTCAGGATTTGGAAGAAGAAACCCCATTCTGGGCTTACTTCTGCCAGATTTCAGATAGTACAACTTCATACGGATCTTATAGTGGCGCTGTTCCGAATGAAAAGATCACATGGGGCAAATTGGATCTCGACACTCCACGATTCGTTATTGAATCCGACTTCACGATCGTAGCTCCGCTTGTATTTGCGTACGTCTTGGATTGGTAA
- a CDS encoding alpha/beta hydrolase: protein MLSKFESLQEEATAKILNMTNANYDAPNKLAKAMKALSTVACTFALILSLVPSPASADPTIPVPLNSVAFTRLPTTPTTVPVYYITNRQKSSGKNPEYTNDKSETLSYGSREITLSSTKSQKVKYESETPPADLPQDSFWEQVANSQKLRHTKKVVLYVHGYDMNIDVSSRVAARMSGELKLPVIMYSWPSRRNPLTYAADENMAEWASFKLTEILQDLSTRYGKENIILVGHSMGCRMLCWSLQQAKASGSDVPEKFDHIFLCSPDIDFEVFKKYSDLFVKCSNDTRIFASYRDYRLLLSKMLHGGIRLGMMNGAFRHKEQPQIPGIETIDYTEDDPTFFGHAIPFNLLYLAIQPSGQPKVSNSRTD from the coding sequence ATGTTGAGCAAATTTGAGTCGTTGCAAGAGGAAGCTACCGCAAAAATTCTGAACATGACGAATGCAAACTACGATGCACCCAATAAATTGGCCAAGGCGATGAAAGCTCTGAGCACAGTCGCGTGTACGTTTGCGCTCATTTTGTCCCTAGTCCCGTCTCCTGCAAGTGCCGATCCAACTATTCCGGTCCCACTAAATTCAGTGGCATTTACGCGTTTACCAACGACACCAACTACGGTGCCAGTCTATTACATTACCAATCGACAAAAAAGTTCTGGCAAGAACCCTGAATACACAAATGACAAATCGGAAACACTGAGCTACGGCTCCCGAGAAATCACGCTGTCATCAACAAAATCTCAAAAAGTAAAGTACGAAAGCGAGACGCCGCCAGCAGATCTGCCGCAAGATAGCTTCTGGGAACAAGTAGCAAATTCGCAAAAGTTACGACACACCAAGAAGGTCGTCCTCTATGTGCATGGATACGACATGAACATCGACGTCTCTAGCCGGGTTGCAGCCCGGATGTCTGGTGAGCTCAAACTGCCTGTGATTATGTACTCATGGCCTTCGCGACGCAACCCGCTTACTTACGCCGCGGATGAGAACATGGCTGAATGGGCATCGTTCAAATTGACTGAGATCTTGCAAGATCTCAGTACACGCTACGGAAAAGAAAACATCATTCTGGTCGGACACAGCATGGGATGCCGGATGCTCTGCTGGTCTCTGCAACAGGCAAAAGCTTCAGGTTCGGATGTGCCCGAAAAATTCGACCATATATTCCTGTGCTCGCCGGACATCGACTTTGAAGTCTTCAAAAAGTATTCGGATCTGTTTGTGAAATGCTCGAATGACACACGCATTTTCGCTTCGTATCGCGATTATCGCCTGCTGCTGTCAAAGATGCTGCATGGCGGCATAAGACTTGGCATGATGAACGGCGCGTTCCGTCACAAGGAACAACCGCAGATCCCTGGAATCGAGACTATCGATTACACCGAAGATGATCCGACATTCTTTGGACACGCAATTCCGTTCAACTTGCTGTATCTAGCTATTCAACCTTCTGGTCAACCGAAAGTATCTAACTCCCGTACCGACTAG
- a CDS encoding helix-turn-helix domain-containing protein — protein sequence MILNELEYARANARIAMLKSRCDLMRRRVADPYKAAAAEIEIDRLEIRIAELTNQVRAYYRVVDRSAVVQNMSASFTQALIDIPTRLIERRIRVGWSQYDLAKACGQTRQVISGYERSRYASVSLKRLIAIDFVLRTEEIRRFGARGKEKLGMDAILGSDGIACPFRAADQDFEGKDER from the coding sequence ATGATTTTGAATGAGTTGGAGTACGCTCGAGCAAATGCGCGCATCGCCATGCTCAAATCCAGGTGCGACCTTATGCGCAGGCGGGTCGCTGACCCTTATAAGGCGGCAGCTGCCGAGATCGAAATCGATCGTCTTGAAATAAGAATTGCCGAATTAACAAATCAAGTACGGGCTTACTATCGGGTCGTTGACCGTAGCGCGGTTGTCCAAAATATGTCTGCAAGCTTTACGCAAGCGCTTATTGATATTCCCACTAGACTGATCGAACGCCGAATTAGAGTTGGCTGGTCACAATATGACCTCGCAAAGGCGTGCGGGCAAACGAGGCAAGTCATCTCCGGTTACGAAAGATCTCGCTATGCAAGCGTTTCTTTGAAGAGGTTGATTGCAATTGATTTTGTCTTACGGACTGAGGAGATCCGCCGATTTGGAGCACGAGGTAAAGAAAAGCTTGGCATGGACGCAATATTGGGCTCAGATGGTATAGCATGTCCATTTCGTGCGGCAGACCAGGATTTCGAGGGGAAAGATGAGCGTTAA
- a CDS encoding tetratricopeptide repeat protein, giving the protein MPRPTRQAGVVTGSTINRGDYMRLSALLTMVALTFGMLQPAATASANAGGVQAATNVVSNADGENALETGDYPRAQKAFSSALATGSSNAETEGYLRLGLGEALLWQGSLSDAGKQFDKAKSLLKNADQKLQARLLDDYAYYYQTQGKMDKALDSMTEALALQQANAANEPAVYVAAAMHLVNLLDRNGQLDKAEKIGTQALAFQTEKYGADSLMAANLNDQLGVIYRKQGKQEQSKRCFESSLQVKLNYNAVSKQYAPQPYWDKVQFRFLDGSPNCLRKFIDGNELEITTANGVTVGAAIAANSTTFAKYAQLNIKIRNDTDKPIQFLGQPPQLVTLTPKIYFAHLLDPTTLAQTVEKSGNKKAKWIRFWGENATQTMTSTMIGNGGMWGYQPIYSYGGAMPYISRNGNMTTMMTQVPDYAAQARALQKAADVTEKSQQTAFNIRSSSLGATTIAPGQTIEGSLYWDVPNFKNGILDLTVGQALFEFEFPPR; this is encoded by the coding sequence ATGCCGCGACCGACTCGACAAGCAGGCGTGGTAACCGGATCGACAATCAATAGGGGTGACTATATGCGTTTGTCCGCTTTGTTAACTATGGTGGCACTTACATTCGGTATGTTGCAACCAGCTGCCACGGCGTCAGCGAATGCCGGGGGCGTGCAAGCAGCGACAAACGTCGTATCGAATGCAGATGGCGAAAATGCGCTTGAGACCGGAGACTATCCAAGAGCACAGAAAGCCTTCTCGAGCGCGCTTGCCACCGGTAGCAGCAATGCAGAAACAGAAGGATATCTCAGGCTTGGTCTTGGAGAAGCTTTACTGTGGCAGGGTTCACTATCTGACGCTGGAAAGCAGTTCGACAAAGCCAAATCACTTTTGAAAAATGCCGATCAGAAATTGCAAGCGCGACTGCTGGACGACTACGCCTACTACTATCAAACGCAAGGCAAGATGGACAAAGCGCTTGACTCAATGACGGAGGCATTAGCATTGCAGCAAGCCAATGCAGCCAACGAGCCCGCCGTCTATGTCGCTGCGGCCATGCACCTCGTCAACTTGCTGGACCGCAATGGTCAACTGGACAAAGCAGAAAAGATAGGCACACAGGCACTAGCCTTCCAGACCGAAAAGTACGGCGCCGACAGTTTGATGGCAGCGAATCTCAACGATCAACTGGGGGTCATCTATCGAAAGCAGGGGAAACAAGAACAATCAAAAAGGTGTTTTGAGTCTTCCCTTCAGGTCAAACTCAATTACAACGCAGTCAGCAAACAGTATGCACCGCAACCGTACTGGGACAAAGTGCAATTCAGATTTTTAGACGGCTCACCTAATTGCTTGCGCAAATTTATCGATGGCAACGAGCTGGAGATCACCACCGCCAATGGTGTCACTGTCGGCGCCGCTATTGCAGCCAACTCGACGACATTTGCCAAGTATGCACAATTGAATATCAAAATCCGCAATGATACGGACAAGCCGATTCAGTTTCTCGGGCAGCCACCACAGCTGGTCACGCTGACTCCGAAGATTTACTTTGCACACTTGCTCGACCCTACCACCCTGGCGCAAACCGTTGAGAAATCAGGAAATAAGAAAGCGAAGTGGATTCGCTTCTGGGGCGAAAACGCCACTCAGACAATGACTTCGACGATGATTGGCAATGGCGGCATGTGGGGCTACCAGCCCATCTACAGCTACGGTGGCGCGATGCCGTACATCAGTCGTAACGGCAACATGACCACGATGATGACGCAAGTTCCTGACTACGCGGCTCAAGCTAGAGCACTGCAAAAAGCTGCCGACGTTACCGAGAAATCGCAGCAGACAGCCTTCAATATCAGGAGCAGCAGCCTCGGTGCAACCACAATCGCGCCCGGTCAAACGATTGAGGGCTCACTCTACTGGGACGTGCCCAATTTCAAGAATGGCATACTCGACCTGACTGTCGGTCAGGCGCTCTTTGAGTTCGAGTTTCCTCCACGCTAA
- a CDS encoding MerC domain-containing protein: MEKVTREVDEHQHESVRAHSQAIACENSYALTREQSQESHMHEPHESDHEHGHQHGHAHDHGHAHDHGHAHDHGHAHDHVIVIEPEHRREHNTRQTIVSMDALGIFASTLCLIHCLAMPMVVAFLPVLGLQFLEGHGAHQALAGFVVMFGLLAILPGYMKHHKPAVLAGLIVGLTLVLIATFGYVVGLSEAAELPLITVGNLVLVISHLFNRQLCKCEHGH, encoded by the coding sequence TTGGAGAAAGTAACCAGGGAAGTAGACGAGCACCAGCACGAGTCAGTGCGGGCGCACAGCCAAGCGATTGCTTGTGAGAACAGCTACGCACTCACCCGTGAGCAATCTCAGGAGTCGCATATGCATGAGCCGCATGAATCAGACCATGAACATGGTCACCAGCACGGGCATGCTCACGACCACGGACATGCTCACGACCACGGACATGCTCACGATCACGGGCATGCTCACGACCACGTAATTGTCATAGAACCGGAGCACAGGCGGGAGCATAATACCCGCCAGACTATCGTGTCGATGGATGCGCTAGGTATCTTCGCTTCAACCCTCTGCCTCATCCATTGTCTCGCAATGCCTATGGTGGTTGCGTTCCTACCTGTTTTGGGTTTGCAGTTCTTAGAAGGACACGGAGCGCACCAGGCGCTGGCTGGCTTCGTCGTCATGTTTGGATTGTTAGCAATTCTGCCTGGCTATATGAAGCACCACAAGCCGGCTGTATTGGCTGGCCTTATAGTTGGCCTGACGCTCGTGCTCATTGCCACGTTCGGTTATGTAGTCGGCCTGAGTGAAGCGGCAGAGTTGCCACTCATAACAGTCGGTAATCTGGTTCTGGTAATCAGTCACTTATTCAACCGTCAGCTTTGTAAGTGTGAGCACGGTCACTGA
- a CDS encoding class I SAM-dependent methyltransferase produces the protein MTVETIQTLDFLAPYTGSSDLTLLEVGCGEGALALSLSQKLIVTAIDKDERAVLTAAQKGVEALLVNFLEYPEGAEKFDIVLFTRSLHHIQPLAGAVSKAAKLLKPSGLLILEDFAVEKADAATVEFFFRARAELVAAGLLSSHSFIHSFDPCADPMTWWRHHHLEKHHVATGAEMLAAISEHFSIEKEDYVPYLYRYLVSDLLPGVDTTDVEWAIFGNEERLCVEERILPIGYRLVATKK, from the coding sequence ATGACTGTCGAAACGATTCAAACTCTAGATTTTCTCGCGCCGTACACTGGTTCGAGCGATTTGACCTTGTTGGAGGTCGGCTGTGGAGAGGGTGCGCTTGCCCTCTCGCTGAGTCAAAAGCTCATTGTGACGGCAATCGACAAAGATGAGAGGGCTGTTCTAACTGCCGCGCAAAAGGGCGTTGAAGCCCTACTGGTGAACTTCCTTGAGTATCCTGAAGGCGCGGAAAAGTTCGATATCGTCTTGTTCACCCGGTCATTGCATCATATTCAACCTCTGGCAGGGGCGGTTTCAAAGGCTGCAAAGTTGCTTAAACCCTCAGGGCTGTTAATTCTCGAGGACTTTGCGGTGGAGAAAGCTGATGCCGCAACAGTTGAGTTCTTTTTCCGTGCCAGAGCAGAATTGGTTGCTGCGGGGCTGCTGTCTTCTCACTCGTTTATCCATTCGTTCGACCCTTGTGCCGATCCCATGACCTGGTGGCGTCATCATCATCTTGAAAAGCATCATGTGGCGACGGGCGCGGAGATGCTCGCGGCGATCTCCGAGCATTTTTCAATTGAAAAGGAAGATTATGTGCCCTACCTGTACAGATATTTGGTCTCGGATTTGCTGCCGGGAGTCGATACGACCGATGTGGAGTGGGCAATTTTTGGCAACGAAGAGCGCCTGTGCGTGGAAGAGAGGATTCTTCCGATCGGTTATAGATTAGTTGCTACTAAGAAATAG
- a CDS encoding histidine phosphatase family protein yields MTYLAQRFFFVRHGQTDANSGNLAAGAGWDIDLNETGLAQARELAESEHIKSCLEVQTICVSPMRRAMQTADALRKIINAPVVEIHELREWHLGDWERRSWSELPNLFHPEANPPNGESQLEFGERIAVGLKKALGHPGPVLIVAHGGVWHGIARILSLPGGSISNCELKHVTRDLSGNSWVLG; encoded by the coding sequence ATGACCTATTTAGCACAGCGATTTTTTTTCGTTCGTCACGGACAGACTGATGCAAACTCCGGTAATCTTGCGGCTGGAGCTGGTTGGGACATCGATTTGAACGAGACAGGTTTGGCGCAGGCTAGAGAACTAGCAGAAAGTGAGCACATCAAATCGTGTTTGGAAGTTCAAACAATTTGCGTGAGCCCCATGCGCAGAGCCATGCAAACAGCAGATGCCCTACGAAAGATCATAAATGCACCTGTTGTAGAGATTCATGAGTTGCGCGAATGGCATCTCGGAGACTGGGAGCGCCGCAGCTGGAGCGAATTGCCGAATCTATTTCATCCTGAGGCAAATCCGCCAAATGGCGAAAGTCAGCTCGAATTTGGAGAGCGGATTGCAGTCGGTCTGAAAAAGGCGCTTGGGCATCCCGGACCGGTGCTGATCGTCGCACACGGCGGCGTCTGGCACGGTATTGCAAGGATTCTGTCACTCCCCGGCGGTAGCATCAGCAATTGCGAATTGAAACACGTGACACGTGACCTTTCTGGCAATTCGTGGGTTCTGGGATAG